The nucleotide window TGCTAATTCAAAAAGTAAAGCTAGACGATTGTTTTTTAGTTCGAGATTGTCGCTCATAACCAGTGTATTATCGAAATAATCATCAATGGTTGTTCTAAGTCCTGCAAATGCTTTCAGGCGTTCCACAATCGTTAAACTAGCATAATCGTATTTTAGTTTTTCTAATTTATCAAACAAGGCATGTTCGTATTCGTTTTCGAATAAAGCTGGATCAACTTCGACTCCTTCTTCGTATTTTTTTGAAATGTTCATAACACGAGTTAGTGCTTCAATGGTTGGGCGGAACCAATCAGATTCTACGTGTTTATTTAAAATTTGTGCACGGTCGACCAGTTGCGGTATAACATTAGGATCCCCGCCGATAACAGCATCAATAATATCGTGACGAATGTGATGATTTTGTAAAACAACCCGCAAACGATTTTTCAAGAATGTCTGCACTTCTTTTTTCACATCATCACTAGGAAGTTCCACCGCACCTTCTGCTCTTTCCATATCAACAATACGGGAAATAAGTTCAAGTACTGGAATATCCCAACCATTTGCCTGGATAATACGCATTGCACCAAAAGCACTGCGTCGTAAACCAAATGGATCAGCAGAACCAGTTGGAACGATATTTACACAGAAGAAGCCAACTAATGTTTCTAATTTATCTGCAATCGCAATAAGCGAGCCTAAATCTGTTTGTGGCAATTCACCTTCCGCGGAATTTGGCAGATAGTGCTCACGAATAGCCGTTGCAATCGCTCGTTTTTCGCCTTGTAATAAAGCATATTTCTCTCCCATTAAACCTTGTAATTCTGGGAACTCGCCCACAACATTTGTCACTAAATCAAATTTGTAAATATCTGTTAAACGAATAATATCTTCCTTATCTTCGTCTTTCCAATCTAAATAGTCAGCAAGCATCAACGCAACTTTTTGAACCCGTTTCATTTTTTCTGTTAACGTTCCTAATTTTTCATGGAACACAATGTTCGGAAGTTTAGCTACAGCCTCATCAATGGTCATTTTTAAATCTTCTTGATAAAAGAAATCTGCATCAGATAAACGAGCACGTAAAACTTTTTCATTTCCGCGAGCAACCGTTTCTAGGTTCTCATGATTCCCGTTTCTAACCGTTACAAAATGTGGCAACAATTTATCATCTTGATTGAAAACTGGGAAGTAACGTTGATGTTCTTTCATTGTTGTAATTAATATTTCTTCGGGTAATTCTAAATAAATTTCTTCAAAATTGCCCGCTAAAACAGTCGGATATTCTACTAAATTAGTTACTTCTTCTAGTAAATCAGCATCTTCTTTGATTTGCCAATTTTCTAATGCTGCTAGTTCTTTCAATTGTCCTGCAATCGCTTCTTTTCGTTCTATTGCATCCACCACAACAAATTGTTCTAATAACGCATGTTGATAGTCGCTAGGTTGCTTGATCGTAGCCGTTTCCCCAAGGAAGCGATGACCACGAGACATGTTACTCGTCACTACTCCAGTAATCTCAAATGGGATTACTTCTGTTCCGAACATCGCGATTAACCATTTAATTGGGCGAATATAGCGTAAGTCGTTGCTACCCCAATGCATACTCACTGGGAAAGTCATGCTTGTTACTACTTTTTGAAGCTGTGGTAGCAAGGCTGTTGTTTTTTCACCAATTACTTCTTTTTTTATATAAATATATTCCACGCCTTTAATTTCACGGAATGTTAAATCAGCTGGATCGATACTTTGACTTCTAGCAAAACCTAATGCAGCTTTTGACCAATTACCTTCTTCGTCCAAGGCGATTTTCTTTGCTGGACCTTTTGCTTCTTCCACACGATTAGCTTGTTCTTCTGCCATATTCTCCACAAGAACAGTGAGGCGTCTTGGTGTCGAAAAAGTTTTAATCTCGGAAAAAGTAATTTGATTTTCATGAAGCCAATCCGTCATTCTTTTTTTCAATTGTTCTACGGAGCTTGTCACATACTGCGCCGGCATTTCTTCTAAACCAATTTCTAATAAAAAATCTTTACTCATGACGTTTTCCTCCCTCTTCTTTGACTAATGGGAAGCCAAGTTTTTCGCGTGATTCATAAAATGTTTTTGCGATACGTCTTGCTAAGTTTCTAATTCGGCCAATATATTGTGCCCGTTCTGTAACAGAAACAACACCGCGTGCGTCAAGCAAGTTAAATGTATGAGAACATTTTAAAACGTAATCATAGGCTGGGAAAACAAGTCCTTCTTGCATTTGTCGAGCTGCTTCTCTTTCATACGTATCAAATAAGGTCAATAACATATCCGTGTTGGATGTTTCAAAAGCATATTTAGAGTTCTCAAATTCTGCTTGGAAAAAGATATCTTGGTAACTAATGCCTTCTGTCCATTCTAA belongs to Listeria ivanovii subsp. ivanovii and includes:
- the glyS gene encoding glycine--tRNA ligase subunit beta, translating into MSKDFLLEIGLEEMPAQYVTSSVEQLKKRMTDWLHENQITFSEIKTFSTPRRLTVLVENMAEEQANRVEEAKGPAKKIALDEEGNWSKAALGFARSQSIDPADLTFREIKGVEYIYIKKEVIGEKTTALLPQLQKVVTSMTFPVSMHWGSNDLRYIRPIKWLIAMFGTEVIPFEITGVVTSNMSRGHRFLGETATIKQPSDYQHALLEQFVVVDAIERKEAIAGQLKELAALENWQIKEDADLLEEVTNLVEYPTVLAGNFEEIYLELPEEILITTMKEHQRYFPVFNQDDKLLPHFVTVRNGNHENLETVARGNEKVLRARLSDADFFYQEDLKMTIDEAVAKLPNIVFHEKLGTLTEKMKRVQKVALMLADYLDWKDEDKEDIIRLTDIYKFDLVTNVVGEFPELQGLMGEKYALLQGEKRAIATAIREHYLPNSAEGELPQTDLGSLIAIADKLETLVGFFCVNIVPTGSADPFGLRRSAFGAMRIIQANGWDIPVLELISRIVDMERAEGAVELPSDDVKKEVQTFLKNRLRVVLQNHHIRHDIIDAVIGGDPNVIPQLVDRAQILNKHVESDWFRPTIEALTRVMNISKKYEEGVEVDPALFENEYEHALFDKLEKLKYDYASLTIVERLKAFAGLRTTIDDYFDNTLVMSDNLELKNNRLALLFELASFIKEFAQMDEINVK